TTCGGGCAGAAAATCTTGGTGTGGATAAGGAATATATACCTGTAGTTTATCTCTTATTTAACCTTGTGTACTCCATGTCATCTATGCCGCTTGGTATACTCGCAGACAAAATAGGATTTAGAAAGACGATTATCTTAAGTTTCATCCTTTATGCTGCTGTCTATCTTGGCTTTGGACTGGCAGATTCCGCATATCATGTCCTGTTTCTCTTCTGTATATACGGTGTATTCAAGGGCATGAGCGAAGGGACTCAGAGGGCATATCTTGCAACACTGTCACCGCCTGAAAGAAAGGCAACTGCCTTTGGCATCTATCACATGGTTGTTGGATTTGCCTTACTGCCTGCAAGTATCATTGGCGGATTTTTGTGGGATAGAATTGGACCCCATGCAACATTTTTCTATGGTGCGCTAACAGGTATTTTATCAGCAGTGCTTTTTATTGTTTTGATAAGAAACAGAAGACAACATTAAATGCCTCTCTCTTTTTTGAAGGCAAGTTTCGATTTCATCTCAACAAGGATTCCCCTCACATCACCAAAGAATATCATATCCTTTACAATCCCGCCTGTTGGTATCATCTCCTTTGAGAAAAATGCCTCAACACGACCTGTCTGAGAGCCGAAGAGTTCCTTGTCTATAATAACATCTGCAAGATAGTCAACATCATCAGGGCTGCTGTGGATTCTTCTGTTTTTTTCTTCCTTTGCCGCAATCTTTATATACATTGTCTTTTCGCCATTTTTGGGGAATGTGGTGATATAATATTCCCTGCCTTCCTCAATAGGCCCGTATGTGCCGAACCTGAAATTATAAAAGGCAGCAAGTGGGTCATCATATATTGTATCAGGCAGGATTTCTTCTTCTTTTTCTTCTATGGTCTTATCCTTTTTCCATGACTTCCACGACATGAACCTTTTTTTGTAATCAAGTTTAGTAACAGTGCGACTTGTTCTGCCTCCGATTGTAACGGTCTTGTCAAATATATTCGTTACAAACCTTTTGCCATTATCCGCCTCTTCCATATAGGCAATATAGGTGTCTTTTCTATGCCTTGTTACCCAGCCTATTACGCCTAGGGTCTCTGCCTGAAGGGTTGCAATATATCTGCCGTCATCTTTTCTCTTTAGACTAATATGACCTATTGCAGCCTTATCAAATAACCAGAAGCCTATATCGTATGTAAGTTCTTCTCCATCAAATGCCTCACCAATAGTGGTTTGTGAACTCGTGGGTAAAGGTTTAAGAGGCGGGGCTGTATTAAAAATCCTTTGGGCAGCAAATAATTGCTGTAGTTTCGTGAATGGAAACCAAAGGAGTGCAAAGGCCCCTAAAAAAATAGCAGCAATATTTATTAAAAAGTTTCGCCTGTTCATTTTTAACGTTAAATATACGAAAGATTATTGGTTGACAGCCTTTGGTTTTTCTTTGGCAATCCTGTCCAATATCCCATTTATAAAGGCACTGGACTCCTCTGTGCCGAATTTCTTTCCAAGTTCCACTGCCTCATCTATGGCAACTTTATATGGGATATCTCTACAGTAAAGTATTTCAAATATAGCAAGCCTTAAGATATTTCTGTCAATTATTGCCATACGGTTTAAAGACCAATTCTCTGAATATGCCTCAATAATTACATCAATTTCATCTCTGTATTTTCTAACACCATCTACAAGTTTATGAATATAATCATGTATTGTTTCAGGATAAGATGGTTTTACTTGAAGGGTAAGGGTGTCATAAGTATCGCAGTTTCCCTTCACATCTAATTGATAAAGAACCTGTAGCGCCAGTTCTCTGGCATGTCTTCTGCTGCCCATTTTCTTTAGGGTTAAGGTTTCTCAGGTTCTAGGCTTCAGGTTTCAGGTTTTACTAACACCTGACACCTAACACCTGTTTTTATTTTATTTCCCTTAACAGATTTGCCATTTCTACTGCGGATAGTGCTGCATCCCTGCCTTTATTTCCTGATTTTGTGCCAGCCCTTTCAATTGCCTGTTCTATATTGTCAGAAGTGATTATACCAAATGATACAGGGACCCCTGTGTCAATAGATACCCTTGCAATCCCCTTTGCTGCCTCACTTGCTACATACTCAAAATGAGGTGTTGCTCCACGGATGATTACACCAAGGCATATAACAGCATCGTATTTGCCCTTTTCAATCAGTTTTTTTACAATAACAGGCATTTCAAAAGAACCAGGGACCTTTATTACATCTATATCTTTGTCATCTGCACCGCTGCGGATGAGTGTGTCTACAGCCCCTTCTTTTAATTTCTCTCCGATAAAGTCATTAAATCTGCTTAAAACAATTGCAAACTTTAAACCCTTTGCAGACAGATTGCCTTCTATGACCTTTGGCATAATATCCCCCTTTTTATAATTTATTTATGACCCGTAAAATAGCGATTAAAAACCTCGCTATTGGACAAACCTGCGATTTGGCTGCCATACTTCGTTATCGGCCAATTTTTGTTCCTCACCGTATCGGTGAACATACGGCTCGTCTCAAAAATTGTCCGCTGCCTCGTCTGGCAGCCAACTTGCAGGTTTCCCCAAAAATCAATGTCTATTTTTGGGTATGATGCCGTGTATATTATTTGCACAACAACCATTTTTTGCACTACCTGAAACTATTTCCAGATTTCCAATTATATGACCCATCTTTTCTTTTTTAGTTCTCAAATAGTCAATATTTCTTTCATGTGCATGGACCTCTATTGGAACCCTTTCAATAATCTCCAGTCCATACCCTTCAAGTCCGACAATCTTCTTTGGGTTGTTAGTCATAAGTTTCATCTTTCTTACACCCAAATCAAGGAGTATCTGAGCGCCTATGCCATAATCCCTCAAGTCAGCCTTGAAACCAAGCCTTTCATTTGCCTCCACCGTATCCAGCCCCTTATCCTGAAGGGCATATGCCTTTAATTTGTTTACAAGCCCTATACCCCTGCCTTCCTGATGCATATACAGGACAACTCCCTTGCCTGCCCTTTCTATCATCTTCATTGAACATTTCAATTGGTCCCCGCAGTCGCATCTTTCTGAACCAAATACATCACCGGTAAGACATTCTGAATGCACCCTTACAAGTGTAGGCTCGGAAGGCACTATATCGCCCTTTACAAGTGCAAGATGCTCATGGAAATCAACATCATTTTCATAGGCAATGGCTGTAAATTCACCGCCGTATCGGGTGGGGAGTATAGTAACTGCTGTCCTCCTGACCAGCCTTTCCTTTCTCAACCTGTATTCCACAATATCTGCAACTGTAACAATTTTAAGGTTATATTCTTTTGCAAATACCTCCAAATCAGGCAGCCTTGCCATTGTGCCGTCATCCTTCATGATTTCGCATATAACACCTGCAGGTTTCATGTCCGCAAGTCTTGCCAAGTCTATTGAGCCTTCTGTCTGCCCTGTCCGGACAAGAACACCGCCCTTTCTTCCCCGCAAAGGGAATATATGTCCGGGTCTTGCCAAATCCTCTGGTTTTGCATCATCCTTAATCGCAGTAAGTATTGTCAAAGCCCTGTCATGTGCTGAGATACCGGTAGTTGTCCCCTTTTTTGCATCTATTGATATGGTAAATGCAGTTTTATGAAGCGATGTATTCTCATTGACCATGGGCTGTAAATCCAATTTGTCAGCCGTCTCTTCTGTAATGGCAAGGCATATAAGTCCCCTTGCGTATCTTGCCATGAAGTTTATTGTATCATGGGTTACCTTTTCTGCAGCAATCACTATGTCACCCTCATTCTCTCTGTCTTCATCGTCAACGAGGATAACCATCCTGCCTTCTTTTATATCCCTTATTGCATCTTCAACCCTTTTAATAGCCATATCTTACTCCTTGCCAATGAATCCATGCCTTATTAAAAACTCTGTATCAAGATTACTTGTCCCTAATTTCTTGCCTGTTGTTTCTGTAACTTCCATGTATGGAAGCAAAAGCCTTTCCACATATTTGCCTATGATGTCAGTTTCTATATTTACCCTATTACCTATGGTTTTTATCCCAAGTGTAGTTGCCTTCAGGGTATGGGGTATGATGTGGACAGTAAAACCTATGTCAGTTCTTTCAGCAACTGTCAGGCTTATGCCGTCAACTGCAATTGCCCCCTTTTTTACAACCTGCCTTGCCAGTTCTTCCGGGATACTAAATCCCATGACAGCAGACTCATCGCTAACCCTTTTTTCTGTAATAATACCTGTTGCGTCAACATGCCCTGTAATGATATGACCTCCAATCCTGTCAGACACCTTTAAAGCCTTTTCAAGATTTACAGTCATGCCATTTCTTGCAGATGCGAGTGTTGTAAGTCTTATGGTCTCTTCTGATACATAGGCAGTAAAACCACATTTCCCCTTTTCAATAACTGTACGGCAGGTGCCATCAACTGCAATACTATCGCCAATAACAGCATCATTCATATTGAAATCAAGGTTTACACTAATAGAAATCATGCAGGAGTTTCCCCCTTTTTTAACATCCCTTACTTTTCCTGTAGATTGTATTATTCCTGTAAACATGCTAATTTAAGGTGCCGCTTAAGTTTTCTTCAATAATCTTTAATGCCTTTTCCTGCCATCCCTTTTTTGAACTTATAGAAAGCATTATTGCGGAGATTGCCTTTATCTCCTCTTTTCTGATTTGCGGAACATCAAGGAGGAGCGCCCTTTCTATTATCTCTTCCTGAAGTTTACTGTCAATAAATCCCATCTCCTTTAATCTTATAAGGAAATCCTGTGCATCCTTTGAGAGTCGGGTCTTTTCAAAAGGGGCAAAGACCCTGACAGAGTTATTCATTACTATTGCGTCCCTGTCAATCAATACACTCCTTAACCATGCGATTGCAGTATCAATATCTTCCGATGAATAGCCTTGAAGATTAAGCGACATCTTCCACATCTTTTCACTGCCTATCTCACCCTCCTCAATCAGATATTGAATGAGCATTGAGATAATCTCCCAAACCTTCTTTTGCATTTATTCCCCCTGTCTTCTGTAAAATATCTTGCCCGGCTGCTGCTCTATAAGACCCTTTATCTCCATCTCCAGAAGGAGTGTGCTTATTTCAGCAGGTGATAGATGAGTCCTTTGTATTATTGTATCTATCTGAATGGGCCCTCCATCAAGTAAATCTAATACCTTTGACTCTTCTTTTGAAAGAGAAAGATTGTTGCCACCCTCTTTTTTCCTATTTTCTCTTATTTCATAAAAATCTTCAAGTATATCTTTTACAGACTCTACAAGTTTTGCCCCATCCTTTATAAGTTTGTTAGTCCCCTTGCTCCTGTCAGATGTTATTGCCCCCGGTATGCAGAAGACATCTCTATTGTATTCAAGGGCAAGGCGGGCTGTAATAAGTGAGCCGCTTCTTAAAGATGCCTCTACAACCAGAACGCCCAGAGACAGACCGCTTATTATCCTGTTTCTTAATGGAAAATTGTGCGGCAGCGGAGGTGTGCCTATAGGAAATTCTGATATAACTGCGCCCTTTTCAGCGATTTCTTCAAAGAGTTTTTTATTTTCCCTTGGATATACAATATCTATACCGCAGCCGAGGACGGCAATAGTCCTGCCTTTACCTGATAAAGCGCCCCTGTGGGCTGCGCTGTCAATCCCCCTTGCAAGTCCGCTTACAACTGTAACACCGTACTGTGCCAGTTCCTGTGCTATTTTTTCTGCCACAGTAGTTCCATAATAACTTGGCGCCCTTGTGCCGACTACTGCTATGGCAAGTCTGTCATATTCCTGTATGATGCCCTTTACATAAAGATATTGGGGCGGGTCATTTATAGAAAGGAGATTTTTGGGATATTTGCTGTCACTTATTGTTATAACAGATATACTATGTTTTTTGAGCAGTTCAATTTCTTTATCTATCTTTTCCCATCCATTAAACCTTTTTATCTCCTGTGCTGTCTTGAAATCTGTTACTAAAGAAAGTTCTTCTACAGATGCCTTGAATACATTATATGCACTGCCAAAATTCTGTATAAGGTTTTTATAGACTGACTTTTTTATATTGGGGACATTATTCAGTCCAAGCCAGAACCTTATATCTCCTGACTTAAAAGGTTTACCCATCTATCACTTTTCTTTAAGTCTTACCTTTGCCTTGTCCGCAGCATCGCTTCTTGGGTATCTTTCAGTCAATTTTTTAAAAGATTCCCGTGCCTTATTCTTGTCACCCATCTCCAGATGAGTAAGACCAATCTTGAGCATGGCATCAGGTGCCTTATTTTCATCAGGATAAATCTCTAAAACCTTTTTGAACTCATTGAGTGCCTTTACAAAATCCTTATTTGAATAATATGCCTCTCCTATCCAATAATAGGCATTGTCAGCAAGCGGACTTTTTGGATAGTGCTGTATCATCTTTCTGAATCTGGATATGGCTTCTTCAAGTCTTCTTGCCTTGTAAAGTTCATGAGCCTCGCGATAGAGTATTTCCGCAGCAGGGATGATTTCATCCTTTTGTGATGCAGGGGTTTGAACAGGTTTAGTTTCTTTTACCTTTTGTTCTTCCTTTACTTGTTCAATCTTTGCAGGTTCCTTTTTTATAGTTTCTTCAGGGGTAATCTTTACAACCTTAAGTTCTTCAGGAGGCTTTACAGGTATTGACATTGTTTTTAGTTCGTCAATCTCCTTATCAGCGGTTTTAAGTCCTTCTTCTGTGCTGGATAATCTTTCCTGAAGTGTGGAAACTTTACTATTAAGTTCTTCAACCCTGGTCTTATATTCTGATTCAGACTTATTAAGTTTCCAAATATTTTCCCGCAGGTCATTTATTATCAGTTCACGCCTTTGCATTTCACCGCACCCGGATATAATTGCGAGCATGTATACAACAATTACAGTTCCTATGATATTGTGGATATTAATGTGCTGCATATTACCTCCTGACGAATACGGCTTTTA
This region of Deltaproteobacteria bacterium genomic DNA includes:
- a CDS encoding DUF494 family protein translates to MQKKVWEIISMLIQYLIEEGEIGSEKMWKMSLNLQGYSSEDIDTAIAWLRSVLIDRDAIVMNNSVRVFAPFEKTRLSKDAQDFLIRLKEMGFIDSKLQEEIIERALLLDVPQIRKEEIKAISAIMLSISSKKGWQEKALKIIEENLSGTLN
- a CDS encoding riboflavin synthase: MFTGIIQSTGKVRDVKKGGNSCMISISVNLDFNMNDAVIGDSIAVDGTCRTVIEKGKCGFTAYVSEETIRLTTLASARNGMTVNLEKALKVSDRIGGHIITGHVDATGIITEKRVSDESAVMGFSIPEELARQVVKKGAIAVDGISLTVAERTDIGFTVHIIPHTLKATTLGIKTIGNRVNIETDIIGKYVERLLLPYMEVTETTGKKLGTSNLDTEFLIRHGFIGKE
- a CDS encoding 6,7-dimethyl-8-ribityllumazine synthase, whose amino-acid sequence is MPKVIEGNLSAKGLKFAIVLSRFNDFIGEKLKEGAVDTLIRSGADDKDIDVIKVPGSFEMPVIVKKLIEKGKYDAVICLGVIIRGATPHFEYVASEAAKGIARVSIDTGVPVSFGIITSDNIEQAIERAGTKSGNKGRDAALSAVEMANLLREIK
- the dprA gene encoding DNA-protecting protein DprA, whose translation is MGKPFKSGDIRFWLGLNNVPNIKKSVYKNLIQNFGSAYNVFKASVEELSLVTDFKTAQEIKRFNGWEKIDKEIELLKKHSISVITISDSKYPKNLLSINDPPQYLYVKGIIQEYDRLAIAVVGTRAPSYYGTTVAEKIAQELAQYGVTVVSGLARGIDSAAHRGALSGKGRTIAVLGCGIDIVYPRENKKLFEEIAEKGAVISEFPIGTPPLPHNFPLRNRIISGLSLGVLVVEASLRSGSLITARLALEYNRDVFCIPGAITSDRSKGTNKLIKDGAKLVESVKDILEDFYEIRENRKKEGGNNLSLSKEESKVLDLLDGGPIQIDTIIQRTHLSPAEISTLLLEMEIKGLIEQQPGKIFYRRQGE
- a CDS encoding bifunctional 3,4-dihydroxy-2-butanone-4-phosphate synthase/GTP cyclohydrolase II; amino-acid sequence: MAIKRVEDAIRDIKEGRMVILVDDEDRENEGDIVIAAEKVTHDTINFMARYARGLICLAITEETADKLDLQPMVNENTSLHKTAFTISIDAKKGTTTGISAHDRALTILTAIKDDAKPEDLARPGHIFPLRGRKGGVLVRTGQTEGSIDLARLADMKPAGVICEIMKDDGTMARLPDLEVFAKEYNLKIVTVADIVEYRLRKERLVRRTAVTILPTRYGGEFTAIAYENDVDFHEHLALVKGDIVPSEPTLVRVHSECLTGDVFGSERCDCGDQLKCSMKMIERAGKGVVLYMHQEGRGIGLVNKLKAYALQDKGLDTVEANERLGFKADLRDYGIGAQILLDLGVRKMKLMTNNPKKIVGLEGYGLEIIERVPIEVHAHERNIDYLRTKKEKMGHIIGNLEIVSGSAKNGCCANNIHGIIPKNRH
- the ybgF gene encoding tol-pal system protein YbgF produces the protein MQHINIHNIIGTVIVVYMLAIISGCGEMQRRELIINDLRENIWKLNKSESEYKTRVEELNSKVSTLQERLSSTEEGLKTADKEIDELKTMSIPVKPPEELKVVKITPEETIKKEPAKIEQVKEEQKVKETKPVQTPASQKDEIIPAAEILYREAHELYKARRLEEAISRFRKMIQHYPKSPLADNAYYWIGEAYYSNKDFVKALNEFKKVLEIYPDENKAPDAMLKIGLTHLEMGDKNKARESFKKLTERYPRSDAADKAKVRLKEK
- the nusB gene encoding transcription antitermination factor NusB, translating into MGSRRHARELALQVLYQLDVKGNCDTYDTLTLQVKPSYPETIHDYIHKLVDGVRKYRDEIDVIIEAYSENWSLNRMAIIDRNILRLAIFEILYCRDIPYKVAIDEAVELGKKFGTEESSAFINGILDRIAKEKPKAVNQ
- a CDS encoding DUF3108 domain-containing protein, which produces MNRRNFLINIAAIFLGAFALLWFPFTKLQQLFAAQRIFNTAPPLKPLPTSSQTTIGEAFDGEELTYDIGFWLFDKAAIGHISLKRKDDGRYIATLQAETLGVIGWVTRHRKDTYIAYMEEADNGKRFVTNIFDKTVTIGGRTSRTVTKLDYKKRFMSWKSWKKDKTIEEKEEEILPDTIYDDPLAAFYNFRFGTYGPIEEGREYYITTFPKNGEKTMYIKIAAKEEKNRRIHSSPDDVDYLADVIIDKELFGSQTGRVEAFFSKEMIPTGGIVKDMIFFGDVRGILVEMKSKLAFKKERGI